From Pseudoramibacter sp.:
GGCTTTCGCGATGTTCTCCCGCATTGCTTCGATATAAGGGGCCATTTTCGGCGCCTGGGCCACGATGACGGCGTCGAGGTTGCCGAGGCGGTACCCGGCGTCATCGATCATCTGCCACACCGCGTCCAAAAGCTGCAGGCTGTCAGCCCCGGCGTAGCGGTCGTCGGTGTCGGGAAAATGGGCGCCGATGTCCCCGAGGGCCAAAGCCCCGAGGAGGCTGTCCATCACCGCGTGGAGCAGCACGTCGGCGTCGGAATGGCCGGCGAGCCCCGCGTGCCCGGGGATGTGTACGCCGCCGAGGATCAGCGGCCGTTCTTCTTCAAAAGCGTGGACGTCGTAGCCGATGCCGACCCGCATGGGCAGCGCCGT
This genomic window contains:
- the ispF gene encoding 2-C-methyl-D-erythritol 2,4-cyclodiphosphate synthase; translation: MRVGIGYDVHAFEEERPLILGGVHIPGHAGLAGHSDADVLLHAVMDSLLGALALGDIGAHFPDTDDRYAGADSLQLLDAVWQMIDDAGYRLGNLDAVIVAQAPKMAPYIEAMRENIAKALRADVSQVSVKATTEEHLGFTGREEGIAAKAAALLIIQ